The following coding sequences lie in one Rhizobium sp. ZPR4 genomic window:
- a CDS encoding methyltransferase domain-containing protein, whose product MNANDVAAHWESNAETWTIYSRAGYDKYRDALNTPAFLNMLPPVAGLKGLDLGCGEGSNTRAVARLGAPMTGLDIAPTFVRYARETEMQDPLGIDYVLGNGQSIDFPDASFDFVTAFMSMMDMADQQGALKEIERILRPGGFLQFSILHPCFVPPTRKNIRNETGEAVAVQIADYFDESTGRIDRWIFSTIPAEERAQLTPFSIPRFHRTLTSWVSMIVNAGLTIEAFGEPMASSEVALAEPIVADTRIAPIFLHIRARKP is encoded by the coding sequence ATGAATGCGAATGACGTCGCCGCTCATTGGGAAAGTAACGCCGAAACCTGGACCATCTACAGCCGCGCGGGCTACGACAAGTACCGCGATGCGTTGAACACGCCTGCCTTTCTCAACATGCTGCCGCCGGTCGCCGGTCTAAAGGGGCTTGATCTTGGTTGCGGCGAGGGTAGCAACACCCGGGCAGTCGCGCGCCTGGGTGCGCCCATGACGGGACTCGATATTGCGCCCACCTTCGTCAGATATGCCCGAGAGACGGAGATGCAAGATCCTCTCGGTATCGACTATGTGCTGGGCAACGGCCAATCTATCGATTTTCCGGATGCCAGTTTCGATTTTGTCACGGCCTTCATGTCAATGATGGATATGGCGGACCAGCAAGGCGCGTTGAAGGAGATAGAGCGTATCCTTCGTCCCGGGGGCTTCCTCCAGTTTTCCATTTTGCACCCTTGTTTCGTGCCGCCGACCCGCAAGAACATCCGCAACGAAACCGGAGAAGCGGTCGCCGTGCAAATCGCCGACTATTTCGACGAAAGCACCGGTCGGATCGATCGCTGGATTTTTTCCACGATCCCGGCCGAGGAGCGTGCGCAGTTGACGCCCTTCTCGATCCCTCGTTTCCATCGGACGCTCACAAGCTGGGTCTCGATGATCGTCAATGCTGGCCTGACCATCGAGGCCTTCGGCGAGCCGATGGCAAGCAGCGAAGTGGCGTTGGCAGAGCCGATAGTTGCCGATACACGTATTGCCCCGATCTTTCTGCATATCCGGGCGCGCAAGCCCTGA
- a CDS encoding TetR/AcrR family transcriptional regulator, translating into MRKPRSEMIAETRAKLLAAGRKAFGSVGYAEASMDDFTAAAGLTRGALYHHFGDKKGLLQAVVSEIDAEMASRLCALSSKAPSRWQGLVDENVGYVEMALEPEIQRIMFRDGPAVLGDPSGWPSANGCIATITESLRCLRDEGMIVDIDPEAGARLINAASISAAQWIANSDDPEATSKLAVGAFRTFLEGLRIEKD; encoded by the coding sequence ATGCGCAAACCTCGCAGTGAAATGATCGCCGAGACGCGAGCCAAGTTACTCGCCGCCGGTCGTAAGGCATTCGGCAGCGTCGGCTATGCCGAAGCATCGATGGATGACTTTACGGCCGCCGCCGGATTGACGCGAGGTGCACTTTATCATCATTTCGGCGACAAGAAGGGGCTGCTGCAGGCGGTTGTCAGCGAGATCGATGCCGAAATGGCTTCGAGGCTGTGCGCGCTTTCGTCGAAAGCGCCGTCGCGCTGGCAGGGCCTGGTCGACGAGAATGTTGGCTACGTCGAAATGGCGCTGGAGCCGGAAATCCAGCGCATCATGTTTCGCGACGGTCCAGCCGTGCTTGGCGATCCCTCTGGGTGGCCAAGTGCCAATGGCTGCATTGCGACGATCACCGAAAGCCTTCGTTGCCTTCGCGACGAGGGGATGATCGTCGATATCGACCCGGAGGCGGGCGCCCGCCTCATCAATGCGGCAAGCATTAGTGCCGCGCAGTGGATTGCCAATTCGGACGATCCAGAAGCGACGTCGAAACTGGCGGTCGGCGCTTTT
- a CDS encoding MFS transporter translates to MSNPYREIFRAPGAKGFSAAAFFARLPLAMAPIGIVAMLSQTHGEYWLAGAVSATFALTNAVVSPQISRFVDRLGQRTVVAPATIVSVIAFIILVIAANRVWPAWTLFASAFFAAVMPSIPAMVRARWTEIFRDRPELNTAFAFESAADELVYITGASLSVGLAVSLFPEAGMIASTIFLALGSAAFLMQRSTEPKVRAAGSEGVQHSAIWLRPVQIITLALIFVGATFATAEVSAVAITKQLGQPGAASIVIGVYALGSFVVGLIIGALNLKMPLQRQLLVAVSVLALTSLPLLAASTSVALLAFAVFLSGVAISPTFITAFGLIERRVPEAMLTEGVTWVMTGIGIGMALGAFVTGWVVDSFGPANGFWVSVAASITTVVVVTLGQTSLSGTRASSPATVTQLAE, encoded by the coding sequence ATGTCCAATCCGTACAGAGAGATTTTCCGAGCACCGGGCGCCAAGGGTTTTTCGGCCGCAGCTTTCTTCGCCCGCCTTCCGCTTGCCATGGCTCCGATCGGCATCGTCGCCATGCTGTCGCAGACACACGGTGAATATTGGCTGGCCGGCGCCGTTTCGGCGACCTTCGCCCTGACCAATGCTGTCGTCTCGCCGCAAATATCGCGCTTCGTCGACCGGCTCGGCCAGCGTACGGTCGTCGCGCCGGCCACCATCGTCTCGGTCATCGCCTTCATCATTCTCGTCATCGCGGCAAACCGGGTCTGGCCGGCCTGGACGCTGTTTGCCTCGGCCTTCTTCGCGGCGGTCATGCCGAGCATACCGGCCATGGTGCGCGCCCGCTGGACGGAGATCTTCCGAGACCGACCCGAGTTGAACACGGCCTTCGCGTTCGAATCGGCAGCCGACGAGCTTGTCTACATCACCGGCGCATCCCTTTCCGTCGGGCTTGCGGTCTCGCTGTTCCCGGAAGCCGGGATGATTGCCAGTACCATCTTTCTCGCGCTTGGATCGGCAGCCTTTCTGATGCAGCGATCGACCGAACCCAAGGTGCGCGCAGCCGGCTCCGAAGGCGTGCAACACTCGGCGATCTGGCTGCGGCCGGTCCAGATCATCACGCTCGCCCTGATCTTCGTCGGTGCCACCTTCGCCACGGCGGAAGTCAGTGCCGTTGCCATCACCAAGCAGCTCGGTCAACCGGGTGCCGCCAGCATCGTCATCGGCGTCTATGCCCTCGGCTCCTTCGTCGTCGGTCTCATCATCGGAGCGCTGAACCTCAAGATGCCGTTGCAGCGCCAATTGCTGGTTGCTGTCAGCGTTCTCGCCCTTACCTCCCTGCCGCTTCTCGCTGCCAGTACCTCGGTCGCTCTGCTAGCCTTTGCCGTCTTCCTCAGCGGCGTTGCGATTTCCCCCACCTTCATTACCGCCTTCGGCCTGATCGAACGCCGCGTGCCCGAAGCCATGCTGACGGAAGGCGTGACCTGGGTAATGACCGGCATCGGTATCGGCATGGCGCTCGGTGCCTTCGTCACCGGCTGGGTGGTGGACAGCTTCGGGCCTGCAAACGGCTTCTGGGTTTCGGTCGCGGCAAGCATCACAACCGTCGTGGTCGTGACGCTCGGCCAGACAAGCCTTTCCGGAACGCGAGCGTCCAGTCCGGCCACCGTCACACAGCTGGCGGAATGA